The Impatiens glandulifera chromosome 3, dImpGla2.1, whole genome shotgun sequence genome contains a region encoding:
- the LOC124930201 gene encoding putative lysine-specific demethylase JMJ16 isoform X2 gives MGMEIFRPCVQEENMDIPLIPPGFESFTTVVKPKSLQGKEKTIESVNVFESQSVQSSTELHLASTRTLRHRPSVNYNKFDGYLEDEVGLKQNFPYTTLLPKGVIRGCLDCTNCQKVTARWHPDEARRPDLDEVPVFYPSEEEFQDTLNYIASIRPRAEQYGICRIVPPPSWKPPCPLKEKNKWDESKFLTRIQRIDKLQNREPLKKTVKNSNKRRKRRRCVKMGVEGGSSADDGSCETELIDEAPIFGFESGPEFTIGTFQKYADDFKGQYFRKNNSDVDQPGGDHFKVKEQYGPSVSDIEGEYWRILEKPTEEIEVLYGADIDTEVFGSGFPKLSDKGDSNPYVTSGWNLNNFPRLPGSVLSYESSNISGVLVPWLYVGMCFSSFCWHVEDHHLYSLNYMHWGASKLWYGVPEQDAIKFERAMKKHLPQLFQEQPDLLHKLITQISPAILKSEGVSVYRCVQNAGEFVITFPRAYHSGFNCGFNCAEAVNVAPVDWLLHGKNAVELYREQGRKTSVSHDKLLLGAAREAVKAQWELNLLRKNTSENLRWKSFCGKNGILTKALKDRIEEEQVRRGFLCSSSRVMKMESDFDSTIERECSICLFDLHLSAAGCSCSPDKYACLSHAYQLCSCSQDMKNFLVRYDINELNILVEALGGKLSAIYRWARLDFGVSLTSHISSGDSQTPAPVDTKTNEKVGETIQNDKLSQRSSSSSSLLFKIKVGNTVSSIKEEKISHSSNQVSLEEVLNGDHSVKRKSKLQTPTFPVIGDIILLSDDDGDEPNDQHVEDSETLPGSMNVLIPSDCESQAQSQLPEPFCAEVSSSVTNGGNCIGNELLRYEDSGSSVIGSNSNSRMMIDIKPTAANLNQQIIQSNIDRCSRPKGLRIAKVMRRINCNVEIMEYGIVQSGMLWSDSRAIFPKGYRSRVKYTSVLDPTNTCYYVSEILDNGRGSPLFMVSLEENPNEVFVHVSATKCWEMVRDRANQEILKQHKLGRNNLPPLQPRSLDGIEMFGFTSPTIMQVMQAKDKNRVSTEYWRSRPLLQIPQDMQHEANDSKKTNVEDEAMPIASHAVLNGLLKKADFKELQVLNDVVSDSRPTVDREVLTKIIHEEIERRLR, from the exons ATGGGGATGGAGATTTTCAGGCCATGTGTACAAGAAGAGAACATGGATATTCCCTTAATTCCACCTGGTTTTGAGTCATTTACTACTGTTGTAAAACCAAAAAGTTTGCAGGGCAAAGAAAAGACTATCGAATCTGTAAATGTTTTTGAATCTCAATCTGTCCAAAGTAGCACCGAACTCCACTTGGCCAGCACGAGGACTCTTAGGCATAGACCTTCCGTAaactataataaatttgatgGCTACTTAGAAGATGAAGTTGGTTTGAAG CAAAATTTTCCTTATACTACTTTACTTCCTAAAGGAGTTATTCGAGGGTGTTTAGATTGCACAAATTGCCAAAAG GTTACTGCACGATGGCATCCAGACGAGGCTCGCAGGCCTGATCTCGACGAGGTTCCTGTATTTTACCCCAGTGAAGAG GAGTTTCAAGATACTCTAAACTATATAGCAAGTATACGTCCTAGAGCAGAACAATATGGAATTTGTCGCATTGTTCCTCCTCCTTCATGGAAGCCTCCTTGTCCTCTTAAGGAAAAAAACAAATGGGATGAATCTAAGTTTCTTACGCGCATCCAGAGGATAGACAAACTTCAAAACCGAGAGCCATTGAAAAAGACTGTGAAGAATAGCAATAAAAGGAGGAAAAGAAGAAGGTGTGTGAAAATGGGGGTAGAAGGCGGTTCTAGTGCAGATGATGGTTCTTGTGAAACTGAATTAATAGACGAGGCACCAATATTTGGATTTGAATCAGGCCCTGAGTTCACAATAGGCACATTTCAGAAATATGCAGATGATTTTAAAGGTCAATACTTCAGAAAAAACAATAGCGATGTTGATCAACCTGGTGGTGATCACTTTAAGGTCAAAGAGCAGTATGGGCCTTCAGTGAGTGATATTGAGGGGGAGTATTGGCGAATTCTCGAGAAGCCTACAGAAGAAATCGAG GTGCTCTATGGTGCTGATATAGACACGGAGGTCTTTGGCAGTGGATTCCCAAAATTATCTGACAAGGGAGATTCTAACCCATATGTGACATCGGGATGGAATCTAAATAACTTTCCTAGGCTTCCCGGTTCTGTACTCTCTTATGAAAGCAGCAACATATCTGGTGTTCTTGTGCCATGGCTGTATGTAGGAATGTGTTTTTCGTCATTTTGTTGG CATGTCGAAGATCATCACTTATACTCTCTGAATTACATGCATTGGGGTGCTTCAAAATTGTGGTATGGTGTACCTGAACAAGATGCTATTAAGTTTGAGAGGGCTATGAAAAAGCATCTTCCTCAACTGTTTCAAGAACAGCCTGACTTGCTTCATAAGCTG attACACAGATTtcaccagcaatacttaaatctgaGGGAGTGTCTGTCTATCGATGTGTACAAAATGCAGGGGAATTTGTTATCACATTCCCTAGAGCATATCATTCTGGATTCAACTGTGGATTCAACTGTGCAGAAGCAGTAAACGTTGCTCCGGTTGATTGGTTACTACATGGGAAGAATGCGGTTGAGCTCTACCGTGAGCAAGGCCGCaaaacttcagtttctcatgaTAAATTGTTGCTTGGCGCAGCGAGAGAAGCTGTCAAAGCGCAGTGGGAACTCAATTTATTGAGGAAAAATACTTCTGAGAATTTAAGATGGAAGAGCTTTTGTGGGAAGAATGGGATCCTCACTAAGGCATTAAAG GATCGTATTGAAGAAGAGCAGGTTAGGAGGGGGTTTCTTTGCAGTTCTTCCCGTGTGATGAAGATGGAGAGTGATTTTGATTCAACCATTGAGAGAGAATGTTCCATTTGCCTGTTTGACTTGCATCTCTCGGCTGCAGGCTGTTCCTGTTCACCTGATAAGTATGCATGCCTGAGCCATGCATATCAGTTGTGTTCATGCTCTCAGGATATGAAAAATTTCCTTGTCCGTTATGACATCAATGAACTCAACATTTTGGTGGAAGCATTGGGAGGAAAACTAAGCGCTATATACAGGTGGGCAAGGCTAGATTTTGGAGTGTCCCTTACTTCCCATATTTCAAGTGGAGATTCACAAACCCCAGCCCCAGTTGATACAAAAACTAATGAAAAGGTTGGGGAAACTATACAGAATGATAAACTTTCACAAagatcgtcatcatcatcatctctttTGTTCAAAATCAAGGTGGGAAATACCGTCTCATCTATTAAGGAAGAGAAAATATCCCATTCGAGTAATCAAGTTTCACTGGAAGAAGTGTTGAACGGCGATCATTCGGTTAAAAGGAAATCCAAATTGCAGACACCTACGTTTCCAGTAATTGGTGATATTATACTCCTTAGTGACGATGATGGTGATGAGCCAAATGACCAACATGTTGAAGACAGTGAAACCCTTCCTGGTTCTATGAATGTCTTAATTCCAAGTGATTGTG AGAGTCAAGCTCAGAGTCAATTACCAGAACCTTTTTGTGCTGAAGTATCATCCAGTGTAACAAATGGAGGCAATTGTATTGGTAATGAACTACTTAGATATGAAGACAGTGGTAGTAGTGTAATAGGATCAAATTCCAACTCTAGGATGATGATAGACATCAAGCCGACAGCTGCAAATTTAAACCAGCAAATCATTCAAAGTAATATTGACAGATGTTCTAGGCCGAAGGGTCTACGAATTGCCAAGGTTATGCGAAGAATCAACTGCAATGTTGAAATTATGGAATATGGCATTGTGCAATCTGGGATGCTATGGAGTGACAGTAGGGCTATCTTCCCAAAGG GGTATAGGAGTCGAGTAAAGTATACAAGTGTTTTAGACCCGACAAATACATGCTACTATGTTTCAGAAATTCTGGACAATGGACGCGGGTCACCACTTTTTATG gtTTCATTGGAGGAGAACCCCAACGAGGTATTTGTTCATGTTTCTGCTACTAAATGCTGGGAAATGGTTAGAGACAGAGCAAATCAAGAGATTTTGAAGCAACATAAGTTGGGAAGAAATAACCTTCCTCCATTACAGCCCAGGAGTCTTGATGGGATTGAAATGTTTGGATTTACATCCCCAACAATCATGCAG GTTATGCAGGCAAAGGATAAGAATCGTGTTtccacagaatattggagatcACGTCCTCTACTGCAAATCCCACAAGATATGCAACATGAGGCGAATGACTCGAAGAAAACAAATGTCGAGGACGAGGCTATGCCTATAGCATCGCATGCAGTACTAAATGGCCTATTGAAGAAGGCGGATTTCAAAGAACTTCAGGTGTTAAACGATGTCGTGAGTGATTCTAGACCCACAGTGGATCGAGAAGTTTTGACGAAGATTATTCATGAAGAAATTGAAAGGCGTTTGAGATGA
- the LOC124931627 gene encoding signal peptidase complex subunit 2-like, giving the protein MQEKKGEMATSNNSSKQSPKKINLLDHHSIKNILDESVTEIVTGRGHIENVRMSNIRLSLGTLIILVALAAQFYPKKFPENKDFLIGCIILYIVLNVILQLIIHTKEKDAILFTNPPTGSFNITGLIVSSKLPRFSDMYTLTIASADPKSIAAKPTVELTKSVTQWFTKDGVLVEGLFWKNVDALINSYGKESKKG; this is encoded by the exons ATGCAAGAGAAGAAGGGCGAAATGGCGACTTCCAACAACTCATCCAAGCAATCTCCCAAGAAGATTAACTTATTGGATCATCATTCCATCAAAAACATCCTTGACGAATCTGTCACCGAG ATCGTTACTGGCCGGGGTCATATAGAAAATGTTAGGATGAGTAACATTCGCCTTTCCTTGGGCACCCTCATCATTCTCGTAGCTCTCGCTGCTCAGTTCTATCCCAAGAAGTTCCCTGAGAATAAGGATTTTCTGATCGGCTGCATCATATt GTATATTGTGCTAAATGTGATATTGCAGCTGATTATTCACACAAAGGAGAAAGATGCAATTTTGTTTACAAATCCTCCTACT GGATCGTTCAATATTACTGGTCTAATTGTCTCTTCCAAGTTGCCAAGGTTCTCTGATATGTATACTCTGACCATAGCTAGTGCAGATCCCAAATCCATAGCAGCTAAGCCTACAGTAGAACTCACCAAGAGTGTTACTCAATG GTTCACCAAGGATGGAGTTCTTGTTGAGGGTCTTTTCTGGAAGAATGTTGATGCACTAATAAATAGTTATGGCAAGGAGTCTAAGAAGGGATAA
- the LOC124932611 gene encoding F-box/kelch-repeat protein At3g06240-like, whose product MEEVLRLNPTAVAAEKTEKTVANSSSIGQLPNHILVDILSRLPIKSVIQCRCVCKSFLSAISQDPEFPPLHLSRSPPDLILCPPLSDKLILFDSDNDRAHKLNLRFDGPPGLEVVNSSRGLLCLRPPNAGPVCVFNPASLEFTLIPDTVIEREKHILMTIGFGYSSTSNKYMVLRTLLLLQQSDIINVGRRCLTDIYTLGTPRWRRIEEDAPMVVFRDFFPTFLNGSLHWIIDENLSSSSTYDYMISFNFDNEKFGEIALPPPFDIGKERDSVPVLSVGVFEGQLSVCVWNLFNRVDVWVMKEYGVRESWSREIVVRTTHLYWPEGSFPVKYMSADIVLFFNADYSLITYNLLENKIVKCIKFNGLPPENDHEAKALIHVPILMSLKELVVGAEVHLLTGRKAWKRWKGLTVSHNSPNSL is encoded by the exons ATGGAGGAAGTCCTCCGTCTCAACCCTACGGCGGTGGCGGCGGAGAAGACGGAGAAAACCGTCGCCAATTCTTCTTCAATTGGGCAACTGCCGAACCACATCCTGGTGGATATCCTTTCTCGGCTTCCGATAAAATCTGTGATTCAGTGCAGGTGCGTCTGCAAATCATTTCTCTCCGCAATCTCTCAAGATCCCGAATTCCCTCCATTGCACTTGTCCAGATCCCCTCCCGATCTCATACTATGCCCTCCCCTTTCCGACAAGCTAATTCTCTTCGATTCCGACAACGATCGAGCTCACAAGCTCAATCTCCGATTCGACGGACCGCCCGGTTTGGAGGTCGTCAACTCCAGCCGCGGCCTGCTATGCCTCCGCCCGCCGAATGCCGGACCAGTTTGCGTCTTCAATCCGGCTTCTCTGGAATTCACTCTCATCCCGGATACCGTGATAGAAAGGGAGAAACACATTCTTATGACCATCGGATTCGGGTACAGTTCGACGAGTAACAAATACATGGTGCTAAGGACATTATTATTGCTACAACAATCAGATATTATCAATGTTGGTCGACGTTGTCTTACCGATATATACACACTCGGAACCCCTCGTTGGAGGAGAATCGAAGAAGATGCACCAATGGTTGTGTTCAGAGACTTCTTTCCTACGTTCCTGAATGGATCTCTTCATTGGATAATAGATGAGAATCTGTCTAGCTCCAGTACTTACGATTACATGATTTCCTTCAATTTTGATAATGAGAAATTCGGAGAAATAGCGTTGCCTCCTCCTTTTGACATCGGGAAAGAAAGAGATAGTGTGCCTGTTCTCAGCGTTGGTGTTTTTGAAGGTCAGTTGAGTGTGTGTGTGTGGAATCTTTTCAACAGAGTTGATGTTTGGGTGATGAAGGAATACGGTGTTCGCGAATCGTGGTCCAGAGAGATTGTTGTGAGAACTACTCATTTGTATTGGCCTGAAGGTTCATTTCCTGTGAAGTATATGAGTGCAGATATAGTGTTGTTTTTCAATGCTGATTATTCTTTGATTACATACAACCTCCTTGAGAATAAGATTGTCAAGTGTATCAAGTTCAATGGGTTGCCACCCGAGAATGATCATGAAGCAAAAGCATTGATTCATGTTCCCATCCTTATGTCCCTCAAGGAACTTGTCGTCGGAGCTGAAGTCCATCTATTAACCGGAAG GAAAGCATGGAAGAGATGGAAGGGCTTGACAGTTTCACACAATAGCCCGAATAGCCTGTAA
- the LOC124930201 gene encoding putative lysine-specific demethylase JMJ16 isoform X1, whose amino-acid sequence MGMEIFRPCVQEENMDIPLIPPGFESFTTVVKPKSLQGKEKTIESVNVFESQSVQSSTELHLASTRTLRHRPSVNYNKFDGYLEDEVGLKQNFPYTTLLPKGVIRGCLDCTNCQKVTARWHPDEARRPDLDEVPVFYPSEEEFQDTLNYIASIRPRAEQYGICRIVPPPSWKPPCPLKEKNKWDESKFLTRIQRIDKLQNREPLKKTVKNSNKRRKRRRCVKMGVEGGSSADDGSCETELIDEAPIFGFESGPEFTIGTFQKYADDFKGQYFRKNNSDVDQPGGDHFKVKEQYGPSVSDIEGEYWRILEKPTEEIEVLYGADIDTEVFGSGFPKLSDKGDSNPYVTSGWNLNNFPRLPGSVLSYESSNISGVLVPWLYVGMCFSSFCWHVEDHHLYSLNYMHWGASKLWYGVPEQDAIKFERAMKKHLPQLFQEQPDLLHKLITQISPAILKSEGVSVYRCVQNAGEFVITFPRAYHSGFNCGFNCAEAVNVAPVDWLLHGKNAVELYREQGRKTSVSHDKLLLGAAREAVKAQWELNLLRKNTSENLRWKSFCGKNGILTKALKDRIEEEQVRRGFLCSSSRVMKMESDFDSTIERECSICLFDLHLSAAGCSCSPDKYACLSHAYQLCSCSQDMKNFLVRYDINELNILVEALGGKLSAIYRWARLDFGVSLTSHISSGDSQTPAPVDTKTNEKVGETIQNDKLSQRSSSSSSLLFKIKVGNTVSSIKEEKISHSSNQVSLEEVLNGDHSVKRKSKLQTPTFPVIGDIILLSDDDGDEPNDQHVEDSETLPGSMNVLIPSDCGKEQTFTAPSTSCTVNGNISCNSTESQAQSQLPEPFCAEVSSSVTNGGNCIGNELLRYEDSGSSVIGSNSNSRMMIDIKPTAANLNQQIIQSNIDRCSRPKGLRIAKVMRRINCNVEIMEYGIVQSGMLWSDSRAIFPKGYRSRVKYTSVLDPTNTCYYVSEILDNGRGSPLFMVSLEENPNEVFVHVSATKCWEMVRDRANQEILKQHKLGRNNLPPLQPRSLDGIEMFGFTSPTIMQVMQAKDKNRVSTEYWRSRPLLQIPQDMQHEANDSKKTNVEDEAMPIASHAVLNGLLKKADFKELQVLNDVVSDSRPTVDREVLTKIIHEEIERRLR is encoded by the exons ATGGGGATGGAGATTTTCAGGCCATGTGTACAAGAAGAGAACATGGATATTCCCTTAATTCCACCTGGTTTTGAGTCATTTACTACTGTTGTAAAACCAAAAAGTTTGCAGGGCAAAGAAAAGACTATCGAATCTGTAAATGTTTTTGAATCTCAATCTGTCCAAAGTAGCACCGAACTCCACTTGGCCAGCACGAGGACTCTTAGGCATAGACCTTCCGTAaactataataaatttgatgGCTACTTAGAAGATGAAGTTGGTTTGAAG CAAAATTTTCCTTATACTACTTTACTTCCTAAAGGAGTTATTCGAGGGTGTTTAGATTGCACAAATTGCCAAAAG GTTACTGCACGATGGCATCCAGACGAGGCTCGCAGGCCTGATCTCGACGAGGTTCCTGTATTTTACCCCAGTGAAGAG GAGTTTCAAGATACTCTAAACTATATAGCAAGTATACGTCCTAGAGCAGAACAATATGGAATTTGTCGCATTGTTCCTCCTCCTTCATGGAAGCCTCCTTGTCCTCTTAAGGAAAAAAACAAATGGGATGAATCTAAGTTTCTTACGCGCATCCAGAGGATAGACAAACTTCAAAACCGAGAGCCATTGAAAAAGACTGTGAAGAATAGCAATAAAAGGAGGAAAAGAAGAAGGTGTGTGAAAATGGGGGTAGAAGGCGGTTCTAGTGCAGATGATGGTTCTTGTGAAACTGAATTAATAGACGAGGCACCAATATTTGGATTTGAATCAGGCCCTGAGTTCACAATAGGCACATTTCAGAAATATGCAGATGATTTTAAAGGTCAATACTTCAGAAAAAACAATAGCGATGTTGATCAACCTGGTGGTGATCACTTTAAGGTCAAAGAGCAGTATGGGCCTTCAGTGAGTGATATTGAGGGGGAGTATTGGCGAATTCTCGAGAAGCCTACAGAAGAAATCGAG GTGCTCTATGGTGCTGATATAGACACGGAGGTCTTTGGCAGTGGATTCCCAAAATTATCTGACAAGGGAGATTCTAACCCATATGTGACATCGGGATGGAATCTAAATAACTTTCCTAGGCTTCCCGGTTCTGTACTCTCTTATGAAAGCAGCAACATATCTGGTGTTCTTGTGCCATGGCTGTATGTAGGAATGTGTTTTTCGTCATTTTGTTGG CATGTCGAAGATCATCACTTATACTCTCTGAATTACATGCATTGGGGTGCTTCAAAATTGTGGTATGGTGTACCTGAACAAGATGCTATTAAGTTTGAGAGGGCTATGAAAAAGCATCTTCCTCAACTGTTTCAAGAACAGCCTGACTTGCTTCATAAGCTG attACACAGATTtcaccagcaatacttaaatctgaGGGAGTGTCTGTCTATCGATGTGTACAAAATGCAGGGGAATTTGTTATCACATTCCCTAGAGCATATCATTCTGGATTCAACTGTGGATTCAACTGTGCAGAAGCAGTAAACGTTGCTCCGGTTGATTGGTTACTACATGGGAAGAATGCGGTTGAGCTCTACCGTGAGCAAGGCCGCaaaacttcagtttctcatgaTAAATTGTTGCTTGGCGCAGCGAGAGAAGCTGTCAAAGCGCAGTGGGAACTCAATTTATTGAGGAAAAATACTTCTGAGAATTTAAGATGGAAGAGCTTTTGTGGGAAGAATGGGATCCTCACTAAGGCATTAAAG GATCGTATTGAAGAAGAGCAGGTTAGGAGGGGGTTTCTTTGCAGTTCTTCCCGTGTGATGAAGATGGAGAGTGATTTTGATTCAACCATTGAGAGAGAATGTTCCATTTGCCTGTTTGACTTGCATCTCTCGGCTGCAGGCTGTTCCTGTTCACCTGATAAGTATGCATGCCTGAGCCATGCATATCAGTTGTGTTCATGCTCTCAGGATATGAAAAATTTCCTTGTCCGTTATGACATCAATGAACTCAACATTTTGGTGGAAGCATTGGGAGGAAAACTAAGCGCTATATACAGGTGGGCAAGGCTAGATTTTGGAGTGTCCCTTACTTCCCATATTTCAAGTGGAGATTCACAAACCCCAGCCCCAGTTGATACAAAAACTAATGAAAAGGTTGGGGAAACTATACAGAATGATAAACTTTCACAAagatcgtcatcatcatcatctctttTGTTCAAAATCAAGGTGGGAAATACCGTCTCATCTATTAAGGAAGAGAAAATATCCCATTCGAGTAATCAAGTTTCACTGGAAGAAGTGTTGAACGGCGATCATTCGGTTAAAAGGAAATCCAAATTGCAGACACCTACGTTTCCAGTAATTGGTGATATTATACTCCTTAGTGACGATGATGGTGATGAGCCAAATGACCAACATGTTGAAGACAGTGAAACCCTTCCTGGTTCTATGAATGTCTTAATTCCAAGTGATTGTGGTAAAGAACAAACATTTACAGCCCCTTCGACTAGTTGTACAGTAAATGGTAATATTTCTTGTAATTCCACAGAGAGTCAAGCTCAGAGTCAATTACCAGAACCTTTTTGTGCTGAAGTATCATCCAGTGTAACAAATGGAGGCAATTGTATTGGTAATGAACTACTTAGATATGAAGACAGTGGTAGTAGTGTAATAGGATCAAATTCCAACTCTAGGATGATGATAGACATCAAGCCGACAGCTGCAAATTTAAACCAGCAAATCATTCAAAGTAATATTGACAGATGTTCTAGGCCGAAGGGTCTACGAATTGCCAAGGTTATGCGAAGAATCAACTGCAATGTTGAAATTATGGAATATGGCATTGTGCAATCTGGGATGCTATGGAGTGACAGTAGGGCTATCTTCCCAAAGG GGTATAGGAGTCGAGTAAAGTATACAAGTGTTTTAGACCCGACAAATACATGCTACTATGTTTCAGAAATTCTGGACAATGGACGCGGGTCACCACTTTTTATG gtTTCATTGGAGGAGAACCCCAACGAGGTATTTGTTCATGTTTCTGCTACTAAATGCTGGGAAATGGTTAGAGACAGAGCAAATCAAGAGATTTTGAAGCAACATAAGTTGGGAAGAAATAACCTTCCTCCATTACAGCCCAGGAGTCTTGATGGGATTGAAATGTTTGGATTTACATCCCCAACAATCATGCAG GTTATGCAGGCAAAGGATAAGAATCGTGTTtccacagaatattggagatcACGTCCTCTACTGCAAATCCCACAAGATATGCAACATGAGGCGAATGACTCGAAGAAAACAAATGTCGAGGACGAGGCTATGCCTATAGCATCGCATGCAGTACTAAATGGCCTATTGAAGAAGGCGGATTTCAAAGAACTTCAGGTGTTAAACGATGTCGTGAGTGATTCTAGACCCACAGTGGATCGAGAAGTTTTGACGAAGATTATTCATGAAGAAATTGAAAGGCGTTTGAGATGA